The Brasilonema sennae CENA114 genome includes a region encoding these proteins:
- a CDS encoding WD40 repeat domain-containing protein, with amino-acid sequence MGIQTWFLGTSFSPDGKILATASGDKTVKLWDTATLKEIKTLSGHTDAVVGTSFSPDGKMLATASYDNTVKLWDTATLKEIKTLSGHTDAVVGTSFSPDGKILATASFDKTVRLWRLDYDNLLREGCVFMGEYFKTNPDDADAEIGNMCDHLPNRQEAGFSAFFSMGQ; translated from the coding sequence GGATGGCAAAATCCTGGCAACTGCTAGTGGTGATAAGACGGTGAAACTGTGGGATACCGCCACGCTCAAAGAAATTAAAACCCTGAGTGGGCATACAGACGCGGTTGTTGGCACGAGCTTCAGCCCGGATGGCAAAATGTTGGCAACTGCTAGTTATGACAACACGGTGAAACTGTGGGATACCGCCACGCTCAAAGAAATTAAAACCCTGAGTGGGCATACAGACGCGGTTGTTGGCACGAGCTTCAGCCCGGATGGCAAAATCCTGGCAACGGCAAGTTTTGACAAGACGGTGAGACTGTGGAGATTGGATTATGATAATTTACTTAGGGAAGGGTGCGTGTTCATGGGTGAGTATTTCAAAACTAATCCCGATGATGCTGATGCTGAAATTGGCAATATGTGCGATCACCTACCAAATCGGCAGGAAGCTGGCTTTTCGGCATTTTTTAGCATGGGGCAATGA
- a CDS encoding GNAT family N-acetyltransferase, translating to MTITEDNFRVRPMTKDDLKIALSWVASEGWNPGIDDVDNFYIADPGGFLIGELNGKPISCISVLRYSAEFNFIGFYIVKPEERKKGFGLKTWQEALKLISNQPAGLDAILQQVNKYQKFGFKPVYSHLGYQGIITGKISSDVRDLKTIDFDQLCHYDRRYFPSYRPDFLSTWINQPHGQGYAIINDADLVGYGVIRKAIDSFKIAPLFAENEDIAEKLLLALATYSEGSTIYVNVPNINKAAILLLENYQMKNTYECVRMYKGEQPNINLHNVFAITGLELG from the coding sequence ATGACTATTACAGAAGATAATTTTCGAGTTCGTCCCATGACCAAAGATGATCTAAAAATTGCCTTAAGTTGGGTAGCTTCTGAGGGGTGGAATCCGGGTATTGATGATGTTGATAATTTTTATATTGCCGATCCTGGTGGGTTTTTAATTGGAGAATTAAACGGTAAACCTATTAGTTGTATTTCTGTCTTACGATATAGTGCTGAATTTAATTTTATTGGTTTTTATATTGTTAAACCCGAAGAACGAAAAAAGGGATTTGGTTTAAAAACATGGCAAGAAGCATTGAAGTTAATTTCTAATCAACCAGCAGGTTTAGATGCCATATTACAACAAGTTAATAAGTATCAAAAATTTGGTTTTAAACCGGTTTATTCTCATCTTGGTTATCAAGGGATAATTACCGGAAAAATCTCGTCAGATGTAAGAGATTTAAAAACTATTGATTTTGATCAACTTTGTCATTATGATCGACGATATTTTCCTAGTTATCGTCCTGATTTTCTTTCAACATGGATTAATCAACCTCATGGGCAAGGTTACGCTATTATCAACGATGCTGATTTGGTAGGTTATGGAGTGATTAGAAAAGCTATAGATAGCTTTAAAATTGCCCCTTTATTTGCGGAAAATGAAGATATAGCAGAAAAGTTATTATTAGCTTTAGCTACTTATAGTGAAGGAAGTACTATTTATGTAAACGTTCCTAATATCAATAAAGCCGCTATTCTCTTATTGGAAAATTATCAAATGAAGAATACATATGAATGTGTACGAATGTACAAAGGAGAGCAACCTAATATTAATTTGCACAATGTTTTTGCTATTACTGGTTTGGAATTAGGATAA